In Paludibaculum fermentans, the genomic stretch GGTGCCGGGAATCTCGGCGACCACGTTATAGGTGGTCTTGCCCTCCGGGTAGACGTGGTTGGTGATGTCGAACTCCATCTCCACCTTTTCGCCGTCGTCCAGCAGGCGGGCGATGCGGCCGTAGTCCTCGTTGCGCAGGACGACCGTGGGCACCACTTTGGCGAGGTCGTACGACCGGTTATTGAACGCGCGGACCATGCCGTGGGCCATGGCGGCGTCGTTCACCCGGACCAGGGCTCCGCCGGCGACCAGCCATTCGTCCAACTGCGTGTTCACCTGGGCGGCGGTGAGCTTGCCGGGCTCGGGCTTGGCCGGAGGCGTGCGGTTGGGGCCGCCGGGTCCGCCGGGCCCGCCCTGTCCGGAGAGCCGGCGCTGCAGGGCTTCGTCATCCATGCGCTTGGCCACGGCGGTGAAGTTGACCGGCACCACGGTGGGCTTGCCCACCATGACGATCCGGCCGCTGACCTTGTCCTTGTTGGCGGCAAGCCATGCGGTGAGTTCCTCCTGTGTGGGGGTCTTGGGCGGGTCCACCAAGACCGCCTGTGACTTCGCCGCGCCCTTGGTGGAAGGGGTCCACGAAAGAACCTCGAACACCAGGTTGTCCTTCACCGGGGCGGTGACGTAGCCGGAGGCGCGCTCGTTCAGCCAGCCAGGATGCCCGAAGTCCCACGACTCCAGGTGCGCATTCTTGAGGCCCCACTCCGTCATTTTGTCGCGAGCCCACTTAGCTGCCGCTTCGTGGTTGGGCGAGCCGGTCAGGCGCGGTCCGTAACGGTCCGTCAGCATGTGCAGGGTCTTCATCACCTGCGAGTTGGCGGCCTCTTCCTTGCGGAGCTTCTGGTTGACGTCCGAGTTGATACGCTCTTCGGCGGTAACGAGGAGAGCGCTGGCGAGTAGGAGCAGAGCGAGACGCATATGGAGTCAGGATAACTGACGCGATACCATATTCGTTGCCATGGAACTGAAATCGGTCCGCCTGAGCATTCCCGAGGACGGCAACATTATTGTTGGTCAAAGCCACTTCATCAAAACGGTGGAGGATCTCTACGAAGCCATCGTCAATACAGTGCCGCAGATGAAATTCGGCATCGCGTTCTGCGAAGCTTCCGGCGCGTGCCTCATCCGCGCCGACGGCAACGACGACGCCTTGAAAGCACTGGCGATCCAGAACGCCCAAGCCGTGGCGGCCGGCCACACGTTTGTCATCTGCATGCGCGAGGGGTATCCCATCAACCTGCTGTCCCGTATCAAGGACGTGCCGGAGGTGGTGGGCCTGTTCTGCGCGACGGCCAATCCGGTGGAAGTGATTGTGGCCGAATCGGAGCAGGGCCGCGGCGTGTTGGGTGTCATCGACGGCGAGAAGCCGAAGGGCGTCGAGGGTCCGGACGATATCGAGTGGCGGCATGGCCTGCTGCGCAAGATCGGGTACAAACGGTAAATTGCGGCGGGCGCCCCGTGGAATCGAGGCGCCCCCATTCCATCCGGCAGGGCGGAGCTAGCCGATCAGCTTCCGTCCGTGGATGGCGCT encodes the following:
- a CDS encoding adenosine-specific kinase; the protein is MELKSVRLSIPEDGNIIVGQSHFIKTVEDLYEAIVNTVPQMKFGIAFCEASGACLIRADGNDDALKALAIQNAQAVAAGHTFVICMREGYPINLLSRIKDVPEVVGLFCATANPVEVIVAESEQGRGVLGVIDGEKPKGVEGPDDIEWRHGLLRKIGYKR
- a CDS encoding M20/M25/M40 family metallo-hydrolase, whose protein sequence is MRLALLLLASALLVTAEERINSDVNQKLRKEEAANSQVMKTLHMLTDRYGPRLTGSPNHEAAAKWARDKMTEWGLKNAHLESWDFGHPGWLNERASGYVTAPVKDNLVFEVLSWTPSTKGAAKSQAVLVDPPKTPTQEELTAWLAANKDKVSGRIVMVGKPTVVPVNFTAVAKRMDDEALQRRLSGQGGPGGPGGPNRTPPAKPEPGKLTAAQVNTQLDEWLVAGGALVRVNDAAMAHGMVRAFNNRSYDLAKVVPTVVLRNEDYGRIARLLDDGEKVEMEFDITNHVYPEGKTTYNVVAEIPGTDKADEVVMLGGHLDSWHSATGATDNGIGSSMMMEAARLIQSLGEKPRRTIRIALWSAEEQGLLGSQAYVKEHFGTFEEPKAEFGKLVAYFNIDSGTGRVRMANVFGPQEAADVLKSALDPFADLGVAGASASKSRRTGGTDSTSFNAAGLAGIGLGQDPIEYFGTTWHTNLDTYERIVPEDAMNASIVIAGAVWHLANRDEMLPRFTKEQMPEPVKPGRD